GAGCTAAGGCGAATCGTCGAGACTTTGAGAATTAAAATTGCAATCATTGGTTGTGGCGGTGGTGGTTCGAATACAATAAGGCGGCTATATCAAGCAGGTATCATAGGGGCTACCTTGGTAGCGGCGAACAGCGATGCAAAACATCTATTATCTATCGCGGCACCGAACAAAGTTCTTCTAGGGCGGAACCTGACGAGAGGTC
Above is a window of Methanomassiliicoccales archaeon DNA encoding:
- a CDS encoding cell division protein FtsZ, which produces MKSILDRVLETDEGRSTATDDKPVSIRQPTADDEELRRIVETLRIKIAIIGCGGGGSNTIRRLYQAGIIGATLVAANSDAKHLLSIAAPNKVLLGRNLTRG